Proteins from one Erythrolamprus reginae isolate rEryReg1 chromosome 6, rEryReg1.hap1, whole genome shotgun sequence genomic window:
- the MTPN gene encoding myotrophin, translated as MSDKEFMWALKNGDLDEVKDYVAKGEDVNRTLEGGRKPLHYAADCGQLEILEFLLLKGADINAPDKHSITPLLSAVYEDHVSCVKLLLSKGADKTVKGPDGVTAFEATENQAIKALLQ; from the exons ATGTCGGACAAGGAATTCATGTGGGCCCTCAAAAACGGCGACTTGGACGAGGTGAAAGACTACGTGGCCAAG GGTGAAGATGTTAATCGAACATTGGAAGGTGGGAGAAAACCTCTTCACTATGCAGCAGATTGTGGACAGCTTGAGATTCTGGAGTTTCTTCTACTAAAGGGAGCTGATATTAAT gcTCCAGATAAGCACAGTATCACTCCACTTCTTTCAGCAGTTTATGAAGATCATGTGTCCTGTGTGAAATTACTTCTGTCAAAG GGTGCTGATAAGACTGTGAAAGGGCCAGATGGAGTAACTGCCTTTGAAGCCACGGAAAATCAGGCAATCAAAGCTCTTCTTCAGTGA